The Streptomyces nigra genome includes the window CCGCTGCGGCCGGCGTTGTTGACGAGGACGTCGACACCGCCGAACCGGTCGACGGCGGCCTGCACGAAGGCGCGGACCGCGTCCCGGGAGCGGACGTCCACGGCGGCGCCGTCGGCCTCGATGCCCTCCTCCTGGAGCTGCTTGACCGTCGCGGCCACGTTGTCGGCGTTGCGGGCCCCGATGAACACCCGGTGCCCGGCGGAGCCCAGCTGCCGGGCGGCCGCCAGTCCGATGCCACTGGTGGCCCCGGTGATCAGTGCGACCCGCTGCGTCTGCTGCTGCGGCATGTCTCTTCCAACTCCTTTGCGTTCATGGCTACGAGGGGTGCGCCGCCGTCGGCCGAAGGGGGCGCCGACGGCGGTGGGTCAGGGGGTGCCGGGTGTCGCGGAGGGTCAGGCGGCGGCCTGCGAACCGCCCTGCAGCTGCCCGTTGACCGCGTCGATCAGGGCGCGCGGCGTGTTGGCCTCGGACAGGACGTCGTCGTCGAGGGTGATGCCGTACTCGCGCTCGATCCGGCCGCCGGTCTCGAGCAGGGCCAGTGACTCGTAGCCGAGGTGCTCGAAGTCCGCGTCGAGGATGTCGCCGTCGAGGTCGACGGTCTCCTCGGCGCCGGCGCCCTCGATGAGGATGCGCTTGAGGTCGTCGAGGGTGAACTGCTGTGTGGACACGTGGGGTTCCTCTCGTTCGTTCGCGTGGGTCGTGGCGGGTCGGTCAGGCGGACGCCCGGACGATCGCCGCCGAGTTGAAGCCGCCGTGGCCGCGGGCCAGGACCAGCGCCGAGCGCGGTCCGGTCTCGCGCGGGCGGTCGGCCACCAGGTCGAGGGTGTGCTCCGGCGCCGGCGTGACGTGCACCGTCGGCGGGATCACCCCGTCCCGCAGGGACAGCAGCGCGGTGGCCAGGTCGAGGGGGGCCGCGCCCGAGTAGAGGCGGCCGGTCATCGTCTTCGGCGCGGTGACGGGGACGCCGTACGGGCCGAAGACCGCGGTGATCGCCTCCGACTCGATCCGGTCGAGCTCGGGGTCGGCGGCGGCGTCGCAGAACACGACGTCGATGTCGTCGGCGTCCATCCGGGCGTCGGCCAGGGCGAGTTCGATCGCCCGGCGCAGTCCCGGCGGGCGTCCGCTGCCCGGCGCCGGGTCGAAGGTGGCGGCGTACCCGGCGACCTCGCCGTAGACCCGGGCGTCGCGGGAGCGCGCCGACTCCTCGGACTCCAGGACGAGCAGCGCGCCGCCCTCGCCGGGGACGTAGCCGTCGGCGGCCGCGTCGAACGGCAGATACGCCTGGGCCGGCTCGTCCCGGGTGGTCAGCCGCTGCGCGGCGAGCTGGGCGACCCAGCCCCACGGGCAGATGGAGGCGTCCACCGCACCGGAGACGACGACGGCCGTGCCCTTGCGGATCTGCCGGCGGGCCTGCGCGACCGCGTCCAGACCGCCGGCCTGGTCGCTGACGACGACGCTGCTGGGGCCCTTCATGCCGTGCCGGATGGAGATCTGGCCGCTGTTGACGGCGTAGAACCAGGCGAACGACTGGTACGCGCTGACGTACTGGCTGCCCCGGCTCCACAGCGCCTGCAGCTCGCCCTGGCCGAACTCGAAGCCGCCGGACGAGCTGGCGGTGACCACGCCCATGCTGGAGTCGGGCAGGTCCTGCGGCCGTATCCCGGCGTCCTCGAGCGCCCAGTCGGCGGCGACCAGCGCGAGGCGGGTCATCCGGTCGGTCTGCGGCAGCAGCCGGCTCGGCAGATGCTCCTCGGCCGCGAAGCCGGGTATCTCCCCGGCCAGCCGTGCCGGGTACTGGGAGGGGTCGAAGCGGGTGATCCGCCCGATGCCGCTCTTCCCGGCGAGGGTCGCCTCCCAGTAGTCCTGGACGCCCAGGCCGTTGGGTGCCGTGACGCCCAGGCCCGTCACCACCACCGCGCTCATGCCATGCTCCTCTCGGGACGGGCGAGCACCATCGCGCTCTGGAAGCCGCCGAACCCGCTGCCGACCGTCAGCACCGCGTCGGTCAGCTGCTCGCGGGCGGTGACCGGGACGTAGTCCAGGTCGCACTCGGGGTCCGGGGTGTGCAGGTTCGCGGTCGGCGGGACCACGTGGTGCTCCATGGCCAGCGCCGACGCGGCGATCTCGATGGAGCCGATCGCGCCGAGCGAGTGGCCCACCATCGACTTGATGGAGCTGACCGGGGTCCGGTAGGCGTGCTCGCCGAGGCTCTTCTTGAACGCGGCCGTCTCGTGCCGGTCGTTCTGCTTGGTGCCGGAGCCGTGCGCGTTGATGTAGTCGATCCGGTCCACGTTCATCCGGGCCTCGTCCAGCGCCACCGTGATGGCCTCCGCCATCTCGGCGCCGTCCGGCCGCAGACCGGTCATGTGGTACGCGTTGCTGCGGGTGGCGTAGCCCGCGATCTCGGCGTAGACGTGCGCCCCGCGGCGCCGGGCGCTCTCCAGCTCCTCCAGGACGAAGACCGCGCAGCCCTCGCCGAGCACGAAGCCGTTGCGGGTGCCGTCGAACGGCCGGGACGCCTGCTCGGGGTCCTCCCGGCGGGGGGTCGTCGCCTTGATGGCGTCGAAGCAGGCCATGGTGATCGGGGAGATCGGCGCGTCCGACGAACCGGCGATCATCACGTCCGCCGAGCCCTCCCGGATCAGCTCGACCGCGTAGCCGACCGAGTCGATGCCGGAGGTGCAGCCCGTGGACACCACGGTGTTGGGGCCCTCCGCGCCGACCGTCCAGGCGACCTCGGCCGAGAAGGAGCTCGGCACGAGGTAGTTGTAGAGGTGCGGTACGGCGTAGGCGTGGTCCACCAGATGCAGCCGTCCGCCGTCGCTGACGACCCGGTACTCCTCGTCGAGGCCCGTGGTGGCGCCGACCGCGCTGCCGATGGTGACGCCCACCCGGTGCGGCTCGTGGGCCGCGAGGTCGATCCCGCTGTCCGCGACCGCGCCGCGTGCCGCGACCACCGCGAACTGGGCGGCCCGGTCCATCCGGCGGACCTCCTGCGGGGTGAGCCCGTGCCGGTCCGGGTCGAAGTCCATCTCCGCCGCGACCTGGGAGCGGAAGGGGCTCGGGTCGAAGAAGGTGATGCCGCGGGTGGCGGTACGGCCCTCGCTCAGCATGTCCCAGAAGCCGTCCTTGCCGACGCCGCCGGGAGCGAGCACCTCGATCCCGGTGATGACGACACGACGACCGCTCATCGGGACGCCTCCCAGGAGTAGAAGCGCTGGGCCATGGCGTCCGCCGGGGACCGCCAGGTGGCCGGGTCGTACGCCTCGATGAAGGGCTTCAGGTCCTCGCTGATACGCACGAAACGCTCGTCGGACTTGGCCTTCTCGATGAGCTCGCCGCCGTTGTCCGCGTCGAAGTCCTGGAGGTGGAAATACAGGCCCCGGTACTGGAAGAGCTGCCGGCGCCGGGTGCCCATGAGATGCGGCATCTCGGTGTCGTCGAACGCGCCGAACAACGAGGCGACATCGGCCGCGGAACCCGGTTCCATCCGGGCCACGATCAAAGTGCTGTGCATGAACTCTCTCCTCGGAAAGGGTGCGTGGGAAACGAAGGGCAGGCGGGCGAAAGGCGCTGCGCTCGCCGGGAATACGCGGGGTGCGTGTTTCCGTCAGTCGATGCCCCGGCAGATGTGCGGCTGTTCGCGCTCGTTCTCGTCGTCCTCGCCGGCCAGGAGCCACGCCGGCGGCTGGGGGTCGGGCGTCTCGCGCCCGTCGTCGTATGTCACGGTTCGCGCCTCCTCGGACGTCCTCAGTCCTTGATCTCGCAGATCGGGGCGCCGGAGGTGAGCGAGGCGCCGACCTCGGCGGTCAGGCCCTTGACCGTGCCCGCCTTGTGGGCGTTCAGCGGCTGCTCCATCTTCATGGCCTCCAGGACGACGACCAGGTCGCCCTCCTCGACCCGCTGGCCCTCCTCCACGGCGACCTTGACGACGGTGCCCTGCATGGGCGAGGCGAGGGTGTCGCCGGAGACCGCGGGA containing:
- a CDS encoding TcmI family type II polyketide cyclase; translated protein: MHSTLIVARMEPGSAADVASLFGAFDDTEMPHLMGTRRRQLFQYRGLYFHLQDFDADNGGELIEKAKSDERFVRISEDLKPFIEAYDPATWRSPADAMAQRFYSWEASR
- a CDS encoding acyl carrier protein, producing the protein MSTQQFTLDDLKRILIEGAGAEETVDLDGDILDADFEHLGYESLALLETGGRIEREYGITLDDDVLSEANTPRALIDAVNGQLQGGSQAAA
- a CDS encoding beta-ketoacyl-[acyl-carrier-protein] synthase family protein, with the protein product MSGRRVVITGIEVLAPGGVGKDGFWDMLSEGRTATRGITFFDPSPFRSQVAAEMDFDPDRHGLTPQEVRRMDRAAQFAVVAARGAVADSGIDLAAHEPHRVGVTIGSAVGATTGLDEEYRVVSDGGRLHLVDHAYAVPHLYNYLVPSSFSAEVAWTVGAEGPNTVVSTGCTSGIDSVGYAVELIREGSADVMIAGSSDAPISPITMACFDAIKATTPRREDPEQASRPFDGTRNGFVLGEGCAVFVLEELESARRRGAHVYAEIAGYATRSNAYHMTGLRPDGAEMAEAITVALDEARMNVDRIDYINAHGSGTKQNDRHETAAFKKSLGEHAYRTPVSSIKSMVGHSLGAIGSIEIAASALAMEHHVVPPTANLHTPDPECDLDYVPVTAREQLTDAVLTVGSGFGGFQSAMVLARPERSMA
- a CDS encoding ketosynthase chain-length factor, which produces MSAVVVTGLGVTAPNGLGVQDYWEATLAGKSGIGRITRFDPSQYPARLAGEIPGFAAEEHLPSRLLPQTDRMTRLALVAADWALEDAGIRPQDLPDSSMGVVTASSSGGFEFGQGELQALWSRGSQYVSAYQSFAWFYAVNSGQISIRHGMKGPSSVVVSDQAGGLDAVAQARRQIRKGTAVVVSGAVDASICPWGWVAQLAAQRLTTRDEPAQAYLPFDAAADGYVPGEGGALLVLESEESARSRDARVYGEVAGYAATFDPAPGSGRPPGLRRAIELALADARMDADDIDVVFCDAAADPELDRIESEAITAVFGPYGVPVTAPKTMTGRLYSGAAPLDLATALLSLRDGVIPPTVHVTPAPEHTLDLVADRPRETGPRSALVLARGHGGFNSAAIVRASA